Proteins co-encoded in one Halorussus lipolyticus genomic window:
- the ribB gene encoding 3,4-dihydroxy-2-butanone-4-phosphate synthase has protein sequence MSQTAAGVEAAIEAFREGSPVLVHDAADREGETDLIYPAGAVTPEDVSRMRNDAGGLVCVALADEVADEFGLPFLEEALDHEASAAHDLGYDERSSFSLPVNHRDTYTGITDEDRATTITKLAEAAQNPDETDFADEFRAPGHVNVLRAAPGLLGDREGHTELGIALAEAAEREPAVVVCEMLDDKTGGALSPEDAKAYAERHGFPYLEGSAVIERLG, from the coding sequence ATGAGTCAGACTGCCGCGGGCGTCGAGGCCGCAATCGAGGCCTTCCGCGAGGGGTCGCCGGTCCTCGTCCACGACGCCGCCGACCGAGAGGGCGAGACCGACCTGATTTACCCGGCAGGTGCAGTCACGCCGGAGGACGTGTCTCGGATGCGCAACGACGCCGGAGGACTGGTCTGCGTGGCGCTCGCCGACGAGGTGGCCGACGAGTTCGGCCTCCCGTTCTTGGAGGAGGCCCTCGACCACGAGGCGAGTGCCGCCCACGACTTGGGCTACGACGAGCGCTCGTCGTTCTCGCTCCCGGTCAACCACCGCGATACCTACACCGGTATCACCGACGAGGACCGCGCGACGACGATTACGAAGTTGGCCGAGGCCGCTCAGAACCCGGACGAGACCGACTTCGCCGACGAGTTCCGCGCGCCGGGCCACGTGAACGTTCTTCGGGCCGCACCGGGTCTCCTCGGGGACCGCGAGGGCCACACCGAGTTGGGCATCGCGCTGGCCGAGGCCGCCGAGCGAGAGCCAGCAGTCGTGGTCTGCGAGATGCTGGACGACAAGACCGGGGGTGCGCTCTCGCCCGAGGACGCCAAGGCCTACGCCGAGCGCCACGGGTTCCCGTATCTGGAAGGGTCGGCGGTTATTGAGCGACTAGGATAG
- a CDS encoding branched-chain amino acid transaminase, which translates to MSFDEMDVDTIWMDGEFVDWDEAQIHVLTHGLHYGSGVFEGVRCYDTENGPALFRWDEHVERFYDSCKPYDLEIDHEPDEITEATKTLIREQDLASCYVRPIAFYGYESLGVSPGDCPTRTAIAAWPWGAYLGDEALENGVEVMVSSWRKHASSQIPTNAKTTGLYVNSMLAGEEARRNGFAEALVLNKEGNVAEGPGENLFMVKDGEIFTPGLAESILDGITRDAVITIAEEMGYEVHDEATISRGELNTADELFFTGSAAEVTPIRKVDNVEIGNGGRGPVTEEIQSRFFDIVNRRTDDYDEWFEYVEK; encoded by the coding sequence ATGAGCTTCGACGAGATGGACGTGGACACGATTTGGATGGACGGCGAGTTCGTCGATTGGGACGAGGCGCAAATCCACGTCCTCACTCACGGCCTGCACTACGGGAGCGGCGTCTTCGAGGGCGTCCGCTGTTACGACACCGAGAACGGCCCCGCCCTCTTTCGGTGGGACGAACACGTAGAGCGGTTCTACGACTCCTGCAAGCCCTACGACCTCGAAATCGACCACGAACCCGACGAGATTACCGAGGCCACCAAGACGCTCATCCGCGAGCAGGACTTGGCCTCGTGTTACGTCCGACCCATCGCGTTCTACGGCTACGAGAGCCTCGGCGTGAGTCCGGGCGACTGCCCGACTCGCACCGCCATCGCGGCGTGGCCGTGGGGCGCGTACCTCGGCGACGAGGCGCTCGAAAACGGCGTCGAAGTCATGGTCTCGTCGTGGCGCAAGCACGCCTCCAGCCAGATTCCGACCAACGCCAAGACCACCGGCCTCTACGTCAACAGCATGCTCGCTGGCGAGGAGGCCCGCCGGAACGGCTTCGCCGAGGCGCTGGTCCTCAACAAGGAGGGCAACGTCGCCGAGGGTCCCGGCGAGAACCTATTCATGGTCAAGGACGGCGAAATCTTCACGCCCGGACTGGCCGAGAGCATCCTCGACGGCATCACCCGCGACGCGGTCATCACCATCGCCGAGGAGATGGGCTACGAGGTCCACGACGAGGCCACCATCTCCCGCGGCGAACTCAACACCGCCGACGAACTGTTCTTCACCGGGTCGGCCGCGGAGGTCACGCCCATCCGGAAGGTGGACAACGTCGAAATCGGAAACGGTGGCCGCGGTCCCGTCACCGAGGAGATTCAGAGTCGCTTCTTCGACATCGTGAACCGGCGCACCGACGACTACGACGAGTGGTTCGAGTACGTCGAGAAATAA
- a CDS encoding Na+/H+ antiporter NhaC family protein, whose protein sequence is MASETYGIISLLPALFAIVLTLVSRQVLLSLFAGIWIGATILMGWNPITGAAHSLQLVIDNITASFNSKLLLFTFLSGAMLGMIFLSGGMNALAKRIISRVRTRRQAELGTSILGMLIFVDSYASTMITGSVMRPITDQFDISREKLAYLLDSTTSPVVSVAVVSTWVGFEVGLIKEQFNALGIDQSAFVVFLESIPFRFYSLLAVVLVFIVVATGWNFGPMKRAEKRAKETGKVLRDDADPLLETREEDIETPEHVDSRWWYFAAPIVVLVAVTGLGLLTSGGWPGKAPVEALKEAATADAILWGVFSACGLLLAILVGHARVELEDISDSIFEGFKMVIFPVAVLSLAWTIGSVSEALGVGPYVVSVAEGVITPELLPAVVFLAAAIISFSIGTSWGTMGIMFPVAVPLAFNLGAPLPGAIGAILTGSLFGDHCSPISDTTVLSSMFAGADHVDHVNTQIPYAVLCGTVATGLFLASGYGVSPLALLGVGVPVLGAAAYGLSEHTTVTMPRVFGSDAD, encoded by the coding sequence ATGGCTTCTGAAACGTATGGTATCATCAGTCTGTTACCGGCGCTCTTTGCCATCGTGCTGACGCTGGTGAGCAGGCAGGTGCTACTCTCGCTGTTCGCGGGGATTTGGATCGGTGCGACCATCTTGATGGGCTGGAATCCGATTACCGGAGCGGCCCACTCCCTTCAGTTGGTCATTGACAATATCACGGCGTCGTTCAACAGCAAACTCCTGTTGTTCACCTTCCTCTCGGGGGCGATGCTGGGGATGATTTTCCTCTCGGGAGGGATGAACGCGCTCGCCAAGCGCATCATCTCACGGGTTCGGACGCGCCGGCAGGCGGAACTCGGGACGAGCATCCTCGGCATGCTCATCTTCGTGGATTCGTACGCCAGTACGATGATTACCGGGTCTGTGATGCGCCCCATCACCGACCAGTTCGACATCAGTCGGGAGAAACTCGCGTACCTGCTGGACTCCACCACGTCGCCGGTCGTCAGCGTGGCGGTGGTCTCGACGTGGGTCGGGTTTGAGGTCGGACTCATCAAAGAGCAGTTCAACGCGCTCGGTATCGACCAGAGCGCGTTCGTGGTGTTTCTCGAAAGCATTCCATTCCGGTTCTACAGCCTTCTGGCGGTGGTGCTGGTCTTCATCGTCGTCGCTACGGGGTGGAACTTCGGCCCGATGAAGCGCGCCGAGAAGCGCGCCAAGGAGACCGGCAAGGTCCTTCGAGACGACGCCGACCCCTTGCTCGAAACCCGCGAGGAGGACATCGAAACGCCCGAACACGTCGATTCGCGCTGGTGGTACTTCGCCGCGCCAATCGTGGTCCTCGTGGCGGTCACGGGCCTCGGACTGCTGACCTCCGGCGGGTGGCCCGGCAAGGCACCGGTCGAGGCGCTGAAGGAGGCCGCGACTGCCGACGCGATTCTCTGGGGCGTCTTCTCGGCGTGCGGCCTGCTGTTGGCGATTCTGGTCGGCCACGCGCGGGTCGAGTTAGAGGACATCAGCGACTCCATCTTCGAGGGGTTCAAGATGGTGATATTCCCCGTCGCGGTCCTCTCGCTGGCGTGGACCATCGGGTCGGTCAGCGAGGCCCTCGGGGTCGGTCCCTACGTCGTCTCGGTCGCCGAGGGCGTCATCACGCCTGAACTCCTGCCAGCGGTCGTCTTCCTCGCGGCCGCTATCATCTCGTTCAGCATCGGGACCTCGTGGGGGACGATGGGCATCATGTTCCCCGTCGCGGTGCCGCTGGCGTTCAACCTCGGGGCACCGCTTCCCGGCGCGATTGGTGCCATCCTCACCGGGTCGCTGTTCGGCGACCACTGCTCGCCCATCAGCGACACCACGGTCCTGTCGTCGATGTTCGCCGGCGCGGACCACGTTGACCACGTGAACACCCAGATTCCCTACGCGGTCCTCTGCGGGACCGTCGCCACGGGACTGTTCCTCGCCAGCGGATACGGCGTCTCGCCGCTCGCGCTCCTCGGGGTGGGCGTGCCCGTCCTCGGCGCGGCCGCTTACGGTCTCTCGGAACACACCACGGTCACGATGCCGCGGGTGTTCGGTTCGGACGCCGACTGA
- a CDS encoding CTP-dependent riboflavin kinase, with amino-acid sequence MSATRPRAVGYDELAALKLLALDGGLEGEVKVSCSGLAERLDASNQTASRRLQRLDDAGLVEREMVSDGQWVSITEDGEWSLKREYEDYRRIFETPAGVDLTGTVTSGMGEGRHYISLPGYMEQFEERLGYEPFLGTLNVELTDESLRARSAMEALDPVPIDGWEDDDRTYGPAVCYPAVVETQDGEVYEEAHTIAPERTHHDEDQLEVIAPEKLREKLALEDGDHVTVHVEENA; translated from the coding sequence ATGTCAGCGACACGGCCGCGCGCGGTCGGCTACGACGAACTCGCCGCGCTCAAACTCCTCGCGCTCGACGGCGGATTGGAAGGCGAGGTCAAGGTCTCTTGTTCGGGTCTCGCCGAGCGCCTCGACGCCTCCAACCAGACCGCCTCCCGGCGACTTCAGCGATTGGACGACGCCGGCCTCGTGGAGCGCGAGATGGTCAGCGACGGCCAGTGGGTCTCGATTACCGAGGACGGCGAGTGGTCCCTGAAACGGGAGTACGAGGACTACCGGCGCATCTTCGAGACGCCCGCCGGGGTCGATTTGACGGGCACCGTCACCAGCGGGATGGGCGAGGGACGCCACTACATCTCCCTGCCGGGGTACATGGAGCAGTTCGAGGAGCGACTGGGCTACGAGCCATTCCTCGGCACGCTGAACGTCGAGTTGACCGACGAGAGCCTGCGGGCGCGGTCGGCGATGGAGGCGCTGGACCCCGTGCCAATCGACGGGTGGGAGGACGACGACCGGACCTACGGCCCGGCGGTGTGCTACCCGGCGGTCGTGGAAACGCAGGACGGCGAAGTCTACGAGGAGGCCCACACCATCGCGCCGGAGCGCACCCACCACGACGAGGACCAGTTGGAGGTCATCGCGCCCGAGAAACTCCGCGAGAAGTTGGCGCTCGAAGACGGCGACCACGTGACGGTCCACGTCGAGGAGAACGCATGA
- a CDS encoding aspartate aminotransferase family protein, with translation MTNPQPDDEAPRTDSSDTEVVSRARAVVPGGAQTGLRAQAYDCGDVAFESADGATLTTVEGEELTDYHLAFGPILLGHGHPEVDSAVRETIDRGVLYGAGTTELEAEVAERLADLLPSVEMVNFCNSGSEATYHAIRLARAHTGNEKLLKFEGCYHGWHDYVDVSVYPPAEALGDVDGGPERKPFAESDGMLSSAVENTVVVPFNNPEALREAMEIHGDELAGVILEPVLHSVGCLRPTDEFVAVLDAETSERDVPLIFDEVITAFRHAAGGMQSELGVSPDLTCVAKAMGNGYPVAAVGGRRELLAQAGGDNESGVVISGTYSGHPVGLSAAKATLDIVASEEVPELLADLGDRYRAGLRDLLDDHGIEGRVVGFRSIFSLQFGVTGEPRDYEDVAGLDEERFREFAQGMRDRGHFFTPNPYKRHHLSLAHGDEDLAAYLDDADEALMEM, from the coding sequence ATGACTAATCCACAACCCGACGACGAGGCCCCGAGAACTGACTCGTCCGACACCGAGGTCGTCTCCCGCGCCAGAGCAGTCGTCCCCGGTGGCGCGCAGACCGGCCTTCGGGCGCAGGCCTACGATTGTGGCGACGTGGCTTTCGAGTCCGCCGACGGCGCGACCCTCACGACGGTCGAAGGCGAGGAGCTAACCGACTACCATCTGGCGTTCGGGCCGATACTCCTCGGTCACGGCCACCCCGAGGTCGATTCCGCGGTGCGAGAGACCATCGACAGGGGCGTCCTCTACGGGGCCGGAACCACCGAACTCGAAGCCGAGGTGGCCGAGCGACTGGCCGACCTCCTCCCCAGCGTCGAGATGGTCAACTTCTGCAACAGCGGGAGCGAGGCCACCTACCACGCGATTCGCCTCGCCAGAGCGCACACCGGCAACGAGAAGCTACTGAAGTTCGAGGGGTGTTACCACGGCTGGCACGACTACGTGGACGTGAGCGTCTACCCGCCGGCGGAAGCACTCGGCGACGTAGACGGCGGTCCGGAGCGCAAGCCCTTCGCCGAGTCCGACGGAATGCTCTCGTCTGCGGTCGAGAACACCGTCGTCGTCCCGTTCAATAATCCCGAGGCCCTCCGCGAGGCGATGGAAATTCACGGCGACGAGTTGGCGGGTGTGATTCTCGAACCTGTCCTCCACTCGGTCGGGTGTCTGCGCCCGACAGACGAGTTCGTGGCGGTCCTCGACGCCGAAACCAGCGAGCGCGACGTGCCCCTCATCTTCGATGAAGTCATCACGGCCTTCCGGCACGCGGCGGGCGGGATGCAGTCGGAGTTAGGGGTGAGTCCGGACCTGACCTGCGTGGCGAAGGCGATGGGTAACGGCTACCCCGTCGCGGCGGTGGGCGGGCGGCGCGAGTTACTCGCACAGGCCGGAGGAGACAACGAGTCGGGCGTCGTCATCAGCGGGACCTACTCGGGCCACCCGGTCGGTCTCTCTGCGGCGAAAGCAACGCTGGACATCGTGGCGTCTGAGGAGGTCCCCGAACTCCTCGCGGACCTCGGCGACAGGTATCGGGCGGGCCTCCGGGACCTGTTGGACGACCACGGTATCGAGGGCCGAGTCGTCGGGTTCCGGAGCATCTTCTCGCTCCAGTTCGGCGTGACCGGCGAACCGCGCGACTACGAGGACGTGGCGGGACTGGACGAGGAGCGGTTTCGGGAGTTCGCGCAGGGGATGCGCGACCGGGGTCACTTCTTCACGCCGAATCCGTACAAGCGCCACCACCTCTCGTTGGCTCACGGGGACGAGGATTTAGCGGCGTATCTGGACGACGCCGACGAAGCCCTAATGGAGATGTAA
- a CDS encoding ArsR family transcriptional regulator, translated as MTDDWSKKQLPEEQRRIFGLLSQETRHLIVQFVLGHPEHLMSLAELDYVSPKFRGEIRNQLDTLIDAGILDLYRHEPSENKRDLPSKFYGLTEYGVDVLYEYNYLRGVPAAQALYKNTRKSEKIQRHQEAPRPDLPQSVREALTTDE; from the coding sequence GTGACTGACGACTGGTCGAAAAAACAATTACCGGAGGAACAGCGTCGTATTTTCGGACTCCTCTCACAAGAAACACGACACCTCATCGTACAGTTCGTACTCGGTCACCCGGAGCATCTGATGTCGTTAGCGGAACTCGATTACGTGAGTCCGAAATTTCGGGGCGAAATTCGTAATCAACTCGACACGCTCATTGATGCTGGAATCCTTGACCTGTATCGCCACGAACCGAGCGAAAACAAGCGGGATTTACCCTCGAAATTCTACGGGTTGACGGAGTACGGCGTGGACGTTCTCTACGAGTACAACTATCTCCGAGGAGTCCCTGCGGCACAGGCACTCTACAAAAATACCCGAAAGTCAGAGAAAATCCAGCGGCATCAAGAAGCACCGCGCCCTGACCTCCCCCAGTCGGTTCGAGAAGCCCTGACTACTGACGAGTAG
- the twy1 gene encoding 4-demethylwyosine synthase TYW1 gives MSDSDGPKQVDSPDYHSENHTAAQTCGWTANALRGEGRCYKYAFYGIESHRCIQMTPVVKCNERCVFCWRDHAGHAYELGDVEWDDPEAVVDASIELQKKLLSGFGGNDEVPREVFEESMEPRHVAISLDGEPTLYPYLPELIDAFHDRDITTFLVSNGTRPEVLRECDPTQLYVSVDAPERHTFDEVVKAMEDDAWENLVETMDVLAEKDETRTVLRTTLVGGENVHHPEWYAGFYQRADPDFVELKSYMHVGESRDRVARDSMLDHEDVVDFAEEIRQHMPDHNYLKDVPVSRVALLSKTDDTWVPKLNKGSEFWERDPVTGD, from the coding sequence ATGAGCGACTCGGACGGACCGAAACAGGTAGACAGTCCGGACTACCACAGCGAGAACCACACGGCGGCCCAGACCTGCGGGTGGACGGCGAACGCTCTCAGAGGAGAAGGCCGGTGCTACAAGTACGCCTTCTACGGCATCGAGTCCCACCGGTGCATCCAGATGACCCCGGTCGTCAAGTGCAACGAGCGGTGCGTCTTCTGCTGGCGCGACCACGCCGGCCACGCCTACGAACTCGGCGACGTGGAGTGGGACGACCCCGAGGCCGTCGTGGACGCGAGTATCGAGTTGCAGAAGAAACTCCTCTCGGGATTCGGCGGCAACGACGAGGTGCCCCGCGAGGTGTTCGAGGAGTCGATGGAACCCCGCCACGTCGCCATCAGTCTCGACGGCGAGCCAACTCTCTATCCGTATCTGCCCGAACTCATCGACGCCTTCCACGACCGGGACATCACCACCTTCCTCGTGAGCAACGGCACCCGGCCCGAGGTCCTCCGGGAGTGCGACCCGACCCAACTCTACGTCAGCGTGGACGCCCCCGAGCGCCACACCTTCGACGAGGTGGTGAAGGCGATGGAGGACGACGCGTGGGAGAATCTGGTCGAGACGATGGACGTGTTGGCCGAGAAAGACGAGACACGGACGGTCCTCCGGACCACCCTCGTCGGCGGGGAGAACGTCCACCATCCCGAGTGGTACGCGGGATTCTACCAGCGCGCCGACCCCGATTTCGTGGAACTCAAATCCTACATGCACGTCGGCGAGTCGAGAGACCGGGTGGCCCGCGACTCGATGCTCGACCACGAGGACGTCGTGGACTTCGCCGAGGAGATTCGACAGCACATGCCGGACCACAACTACCTGAAGGACGTGCCCGTCTCGCGGGTCGCGCTCCTGTCGAAAACCGACGACACTTGGGTTCCGAAGTTGAACAAGGGAAGCGAGTTCTGGGAGCGAGACCCCGTGACCGGGGACTAA
- a CDS encoding transglutaminase domain-containing protein, giving the protein MNENGNESGGSGIDSARRRFLKYAGAGAITGAAAVGEAAAKDSGKTLPSGSGADEGFSVANVGIDNGTYRIELGETETGTKNWFVGENRTLYHEFFALQDGTGSVTPSYNPQTVVDSFPSGGDPGTTYSATIRYAVGATTLEVVRKVNLDPEETRFTVTYEATNVGSASVSDLRLYQYCDYDVGRSLTDQARYHADAGMPYVRDTGDGLELYTGFAGEKAPDGHHLSAYYNPLTRPIFGYDAVLNGSLNGKRVSPDSGGDDVVTAARWSLGSLPVGETTSFSVQFGAADSRTALADLLGNTGTTQGVELGDPTADQPQIRPLDDLTLEFPVSISGISDDVTLEFQNPDAYASLLHESKIVSPDAETVTNRLDIWGPDHDRIRADIIDPEGAGRLPTDGPLTVTVTAYDSSGDELDTFDLSVNNLGGPNYVEYPDFSRQTGIPTGGRDRFYLDGDDYYHNDQSVLVREWALRSAANGEDTSRASDLPLPQDPREAANRAWRFVKISLSPDGEPDEFTRDINLARWIDKKLLGPDRSYLPLSVYSRQNGHICIEHTYLFSSLARTIGLPTREMTVGLAAPGGGYGYDSYTSWYQESAAQVFYEGEWHFYDSYIFGEGARDPDRYLDGYTGYKLWETNYRVNETTMPDGTTRWGHDFGIDAEGDPRTPSQWEFNRSVRQSGLLVTNYSPVRTDVTDEQGRGIDTTLADGPGSEVTETDPDSDIPGSVHVPKGATGFTDAANPDSTYDLREGIFVPDEADSETLSLDYEGTDDGQYTTVLAQVQRDDDGEVRVESETELTLEVAEGETQKLELERSSGDSGGDGSGDDGTDSGSGGFQIRKIPASIDLDPDAINPRANGEWVTAYVELGDNSLGAEIADIALDTVRMNGVPAVTDEKYGFVKNPPIEDRDGDGFPELAVKFPREEVAGTLSSGERSAELVVSGEVGDLIFEGSDSVRVV; this is encoded by the coding sequence ATGAATGAGAACGGAAACGAATCGGGCGGGAGCGGAATCGACTCGGCGCGGCGTCGGTTCCTGAAGTACGCCGGAGCGGGCGCGATTACCGGGGCGGCCGCGGTCGGCGAGGCCGCCGCCAAAGATTCTGGCAAGACGCTCCCCTCGGGGTCCGGCGCGGACGAGGGCTTCTCAGTCGCCAACGTCGGCATCGACAACGGCACCTACCGCATCGAACTCGGCGAGACCGAAACCGGGACGAAGAACTGGTTCGTCGGCGAGAATCGGACTCTCTACCACGAGTTCTTCGCGCTTCAGGACGGGACCGGGAGCGTCACGCCCTCGTACAACCCGCAGACCGTCGTAGACTCCTTCCCCTCCGGAGGAGACCCCGGTACGACCTACTCGGCCACGATACGGTACGCCGTCGGCGCGACCACGCTCGAAGTCGTCCGGAAAGTGAACCTCGACCCCGAGGAGACCCGCTTCACCGTCACCTACGAGGCCACGAACGTCGGGTCCGCCTCTGTCTCCGACCTCCGACTCTACCAGTACTGCGACTACGACGTCGGGCGCTCGCTGACCGACCAAGCCCGCTACCACGCCGACGCCGGGATGCCCTACGTCCGGGACACCGGCGACGGCCTCGAACTCTACACCGGATTCGCGGGCGAGAAGGCACCCGACGGCCACCACCTGAGCGCCTACTACAACCCGCTCACCCGGCCGATTTTCGGCTACGACGCGGTGCTGAACGGTTCGCTCAACGGCAAGCGCGTCTCCCCCGACAGCGGCGGCGACGACGTGGTGACGGCGGCCCGGTGGTCGCTCGGGTCGCTCCCAGTCGGCGAGACCACCAGTTTCTCGGTCCAGTTCGGTGCCGCCGACTCCCGGACGGCGCTCGCGGACCTCCTCGGAAACACCGGCACCACGCAGGGCGTCGAACTCGGCGACCCGACCGCGGACCAGCCTCAAATCCGTCCACTCGACGACCTCACGCTGGAGTTCCCGGTTTCCATCTCCGGCATTTCGGACGACGTGACTCTCGAATTCCAGAACCCGGACGCTTACGCCAGTCTCCTCCACGAGTCCAAAATCGTCAGCCCTGACGCCGAAACCGTCACCAACCGCCTCGACATCTGGGGACCGGACCACGACCGGATTCGCGCCGACATCATCGACCCCGAGGGCGCGGGTCGGCTTCCGACCGATGGGCCTCTCACCGTCACCGTCACTGCCTACGACAGTTCCGGCGACGAACTCGACACCTTCGACCTCTCGGTCAACAACCTCGGCGGCCCGAACTACGTCGAGTACCCCGATTTCAGCCGCCAGACCGGGATTCCGACCGGCGGCAGAGACCGGTTCTACTTGGACGGCGACGACTACTACCACAACGACCAATCGGTCCTCGTCCGGGAGTGGGCGCTCCGGTCAGCGGCCAACGGCGAGGACACCAGCAGAGCCAGCGACCTCCCGCTCCCTCAGGACCCCCGAGAGGCCGCCAACCGGGCGTGGCGCTTCGTCAAAATCTCGCTGTCGCCCGACGGCGAACCCGACGAGTTCACCCGCGACATCAACCTCGCGCGGTGGATAGACAAGAAGCTCCTCGGCCCGGACCGGTCGTACCTCCCCCTGTCGGTCTACTCCCGACAGAACGGCCACATCTGCATCGAACACACCTACCTGTTCTCGTCGCTCGCCCGGACCATCGGCCTGCCGACCCGCGAGATGACGGTGGGCCTCGCCGCGCCGGGCGGTGGCTACGGCTACGACAGTTACACCTCGTGGTATCAGGAATCCGCCGCGCAGGTGTTCTACGAGGGCGAGTGGCACTTCTACGACAGCTACATCTTCGGCGAGGGGGCGCGAGACCCCGACCGCTACCTCGACGGCTACACCGGCTACAAGCTCTGGGAGACCAACTATCGGGTCAACGAAACGACGATGCCAGACGGCACGACTCGCTGGGGCCACGACTTCGGCATCGACGCCGAGGGCGACCCCCGGACCCCGAGCCAGTGGGAGTTCAACCGGTCGGTGCGCCAGTCGGGCCTGCTGGTCACGAACTACTCGCCGGTCCGGACCGACGTGACCGACGAACAGGGCCGCGGTATCGACACCACGCTCGCCGACGGACCGGGAAGCGAAGTCACCGAAACAGACCCCGACAGCGACATTCCGGGGTCGGTTCACGTCCCGAAGGGCGCGACCGGGTTCACCGACGCCGCAAATCCCGACAGCACCTACGACCTCCGGGAAGGCATCTTCGTGCCCGACGAGGCCGACTCCGAAACCCTGTCGCTCGACTACGAGGGCACCGACGACGGGCAGTACACCACTGTCCTCGCGCAGGTCCAGCGCGACGACGACGGCGAGGTCCGCGTCGAGTCCGAGACCGAACTCACGCTGGAGGTCGCCGAGGGCGAGACCCAGAAGCTAGAACTAGAGCGGTCCTCGGGCGATAGTGGCGGCGACGGGAGCGGAGACGACGGGACCGACTCGGGGTCCGGCGGCTTCCAAATCCGGAAGATTCCGGCCTCCATCGACCTCGACCCCGACGCCATCAACCCGCGAGCGAACGGCGAGTGGGTGACTGCCTACGTCGAACTCGGCGACAACAGCCTCGGGGCCGAGATTGCGGACATCGCGCTCGACACCGTGAGGATGAACGGGGTGCCTGCGGTCACGGACGAGAAGTACGGCTTCGTCAAAAATCCGCCAATCGAGGACCGCGACGGCGACGGGTTCCCCGAACTCGCCGTCAAGTTCCCGCGCGAGGAGGTCGCCGGGACGCTCTCCTCGGGCGAGAGGTCGGCGGAACTCGTCGTCTCCGGCGAGGTCGGCGACCTGATTTTCGAGGGGAGCGATTCGGTCCGGGTCGTCTGA
- a CDS encoding DUF502 domain-containing protein produces the protein MSSWKRDIASGLIVILPILVSAYIIAWLYMAIAGVPILQEITPTYFRVLTVLVVFSMLVLSVGYMMRTAVGSLVEGAIDGAMNQVPGLRVVYNASKMAAETALSDTTDLQAPVKVEVWDGMRMTAFKTGKTTEDGRELLFLPTAPNITTGFVVEVDPADFEEIDESVEDALTRILSAGFGETNESGIPIDVEDEKETQSPPPQ, from the coding sequence ATGTCCTCGTGGAAACGCGACATCGCAAGCGGACTCATCGTCATCCTGCCCATCCTCGTCTCGGCGTACATCATCGCGTGGCTCTATATGGCCATCGCCGGGGTCCCAATCCTCCAAGAGATTACACCCACCTACTTCCGCGTGCTGACGGTCCTCGTGGTCTTCTCGATGCTCGTCCTGAGCGTCGGCTACATGATGCGGACCGCGGTCGGGTCGCTCGTGGAAGGTGCGATAGACGGCGCGATGAACCAAGTCCCCGGCCTCCGGGTCGTCTACAACGCCTCGAAGATGGCGGCCGAGACGGCGCTCTCGGACACTACCGACCTGCAGGCCCCCGTCAAAGTCGAGGTCTGGGACGGCATGCGGATGACCGCGTTCAAAACCGGCAAGACGACCGAGGACGGCCGCGAACTCTTGTTCCTCCCCACCGCGCCGAACATCACCACCGGGTTCGTCGTTGAAGTTGACCCTGCAGACTTCGAGGAGATAGACGAGAGCGTCGAGGACGCGCTGACTCGCATCCTCAGCGCCGGATTCGGCGAGACCAACGAGTCGGGCATCCCTATCGACGTGGAGGACGAAAAAGAAACGCAGTCGCCGCCGCCCCAGTAA
- a CDS encoding cupin domain-containing protein, which translates to MEKVDLDAGFESFDEQWSPRLAAELNGQAVKLAKLEGEFVWHHHDDADELFLVRKGRLRIEFRDREDTVLNEDEMLVVPAGVEHRPVADEGEAEVLLFEPTETTNTGNVESEETEKLEKL; encoded by the coding sequence ATGGAGAAAGTGGACCTCGATGCGGGCTTCGAATCGTTCGACGAGCAGTGGTCGCCCCGCCTCGCCGCGGAACTCAACGGGCAGGCCGTCAAACTCGCCAAACTCGAAGGCGAGTTCGTCTGGCACCACCACGACGACGCCGACGAACTGTTTCTGGTCCGGAAGGGGCGACTCCGAATCGAATTTCGGGACAGGGAAGACACCGTATTGAACGAGGACGAGATGCTGGTCGTCCCGGCGGGCGTCGAACACCGACCGGTCGCCGACGAAGGTGAGGCCGAGGTCCTGCTGTTCGAACCGACCGAGACGACGAATACGGGGAACGTCGAGAGCGAGGAGACCGAGAAGTTGGAGAAATTGTAA